The Thiorhodovibrio litoralis genome includes a window with the following:
- a CDS encoding efflux RND transporter periplasmic adaptor subunit, whose amino-acid sequence MSKPLLPSGGMPGCVLLLICLPLLSGCSQEAEPEGSPPVRPVKTLVVESPDLGGERNFPGRVDAEAKAELAFRVPGTVAELMVKEGDRVEKGQVLITLDATDYEIQLRNAQASFERAQNDFNRAKELVDDGFISRTDFDAKEAEYKNAQAALERAQQDVEYTQLKASFDGTISQRYVERFEEVQAKQPVLAMQDNNSLQVKVDVPENIIRGIKPSGNDQPNAERAPTWATFDSHPDQRFDLTLREVSTRADRATQTFEVTYTMPAPTDFLVFPGMTATVTADLSRVSVGDRVFTLPATAVTADAQLEPFVWVVEEPAMTVAKVPVEVGRLSGSSIEVAGGLEPGQRVVVAGVGYLAEGMKVRLLPQREQAQPRADEVPSS is encoded by the coding sequence GTGTCAAAGCCCCTCCTCCCCTCAGGCGGCATGCCTGGTTGCGTGCTGCTGCTGATCTGTCTACCGCTTCTCTCCGGTTGTTCACAGGAGGCCGAGCCCGAGGGGTCACCGCCGGTGCGACCGGTCAAGACGCTGGTGGTGGAGTCGCCCGACTTGGGGGGAGAGCGCAACTTCCCCGGACGGGTCGATGCCGAGGCCAAGGCCGAGCTGGCGTTTCGCGTGCCTGGCACGGTCGCGGAGCTGATGGTGAAGGAGGGGGACCGGGTCGAGAAAGGCCAGGTGCTGATTACCCTGGATGCGACCGACTACGAGATCCAGCTGCGCAATGCCCAGGCGAGCTTTGAGCGCGCACAGAACGACTTCAACCGCGCCAAGGAACTGGTCGACGACGGCTTCATCTCTCGCACCGATTTTGACGCCAAGGAGGCCGAGTACAAAAATGCCCAGGCCGCGCTCGAGCGCGCGCAACAAGACGTTGAATACACCCAGCTCAAGGCCTCCTTCGACGGCACCATCAGCCAGCGCTATGTCGAGCGCTTCGAGGAAGTGCAAGCCAAACAGCCGGTGCTGGCGATGCAGGACAACAACAGCCTGCAGGTCAAGGTGGATGTGCCCGAGAACATCATCCGCGGCATCAAGCCAAGCGGGAATGACCAGCCGAACGCGGAGCGGGCGCCGACCTGGGCCACCTTCGATAGCCATCCTGATCAGCGCTTCGATCTGACCTTGCGCGAGGTCTCGACCCGCGCCGATCGCGCCACCCAGACCTTCGAGGTCACCTACACCATGCCGGCGCCGACGGATTTTTTGGTCTTCCCTGGCATGACAGCCACGGTCACCGCAGACCTCAGCCGGGTCAGTGTCGGCGACCGTGTCTTCACCCTGCCGGCAACGGCGGTGACAGCGGACGCGCAACTGGAGCCCTTCGTCTGGGTGGTCGAAGAACCCGCCATGACGGTGGCCAAGGTGCCGGTTGAGGTCGGGCGCCTGAGTGGTAGCTCCATTGAAGTGGCCGGCGGCCTGGAACCAGGCCAGCGCGTCGTGGTGGCCGGGGTCGGCTATCTGGCCGAGGGCATGAAGGTGCGCTTGCTGCCGCAACGCGAGCAAGCGCAGCCGCGCGCGGACGAGGTCCCATCCTCGTGA
- a CDS encoding peroxiredoxin-like family protein: MSRLFPTEMTAISHLSEDYPPSDGVWPARRHPRFALAFAITMGAATLGGATAAEPPPLPSYQADLQAFQAEQAKHPPPFTAAEREQMEEAAAALAAAMPEPGLRVGETAPDFRLPNARGKMVQLSERLAAGPVILTFYRGVWCPYCNLQLRGLHQSLAHFARYQAQLIAVTPQQPDRSLAQVKQDGYPFEILSNLEDTTMRAYRLAFSVPESLRAIYQRGLGLDLADYNGNGRFVLPVPATFVIDRDGVVRYAFAETDYRQRAEPPDILAALADLSAQEALSR, from the coding sequence ATGAGCCGATTATTCCCAACAGAAATGACCGCCATCAGCCACCTTTCCGAGGATTATCCGCCGAGCGACGGGGTCTGGCCGGCCCGCCGCCATCCGCGTTTCGCCCTGGCTTTCGCCATCACCATGGGCGCTGCAACCCTTGGCGGTGCGACGGCCGCCGAACCACCGCCACTGCCAAGCTACCAGGCCGACTTGCAGGCCTTTCAGGCCGAGCAGGCCAAGCATCCGCCGCCTTTCACCGCCGCCGAGCGCGAACAGATGGAAGAGGCCGCTGCCGCCTTGGCCGCCGCCATGCCCGAACCCGGCCTGCGGGTTGGCGAGACCGCGCCGGACTTCCGGCTACCCAATGCCAGGGGCAAAATGGTGCAATTGTCAGAGCGCCTGGCCGCCGGACCTGTGATCCTGACCTTCTATCGCGGCGTATGGTGCCCCTATTGCAATCTGCAACTGCGCGGATTGCATCAAAGCCTGGCGCATTTCGCGCGCTATCAGGCACAGCTGATCGCCGTCACACCACAGCAACCCGATCGCTCCCTCGCGCAGGTCAAACAGGACGGCTATCCCTTCGAGATTTTAAGCAACCTCGAGGATACAACCATGCGGGCCTACCGGCTTGCCTTCTCTGTACCGGAGTCCCTGCGCGCGATCTACCAACGGGGACTCGGGCTGGATCTCGCCGACTACAACGGCAATGGCCGCTTTGTGCTGCCGGTCCCGGCGACCTTTGTGATCGACCGCGACGGTGTCGTGCGCTACGCCTTTGCCGAGACCGATTACCGTCAGCGTGCCGAGCCGCCGGACATTCTTGCCGCATTGGCCGATCTATCCGCACAGGAAGCGTTGAGCCGCTGA
- a CDS encoding transposase, with translation MAVAASRRPMVAYRRRCPEHTALYQIVQQHLESFLALAREEDWGAPRVPTYVEREFRRYLECGILAFGFARARCPDCGHDFLVAFSCKGRGVCPSCNARRMAETAAHLVDHVIPPLPVRQWVLSVPKRLRWYLEREPRALSAVLKILMRVIEAHLRRSSSANAQARFGAVSFIHRFGSSLNRHVHYHCCVIDGVFEPFEQEGDVSQSLHFHPAAELTADDLAIISERVRVRVLRRFARHGLIEPNDVREMLAWDNSGFSLDAEVCIAAQDRAGLERLLRYCARPPFALERLELIDGERVIYRLPKPLRDGTTVLTLTPLEFIDHLAALIPPPRRHRHRYHGVLAPNSPWRAEATAYGRDLSDEPHETPEVATTKPAAPPRSPARYLWVMLLARLFESLPLTCPNCGADMRLIAFITEAAPIGQILTHIGEPPRPPPIAPARGPPAWDDAPEPAPDWDDFAQPEPEFEFDQRVAW, from the coding sequence ATGGCCGTCGCCGCATCACGCCGCCCGATGGTGGCCTATCGTCGCCGCTGTCCGGAGCACACCGCGCTCTACCAGATCGTGCAACAGCATCTGGAGTCTTTTCTCGCTCTCGCGAGAGAGGAGGATTGGGGCGCGCCGCGCGTGCCGACCTATGTCGAGCGGGAGTTTCGCCGCTACCTGGAGTGCGGCATTCTCGCCTTCGGTTTTGCTCGTGCACGCTGCCCTGACTGTGGTCATGACTTTCTCGTGGCATTCTCCTGCAAGGGACGCGGGGTATGTCCTTCGTGCAACGCGCGACGCATGGCTGAAACAGCTGCCCATCTGGTCGATCATGTCATACCGCCACTGCCGGTGCGCCAGTGGGTTCTTTCAGTACCCAAGCGCTTACGCTGGTACCTGGAGCGCGAGCCGCGAGCGCTCAGCGCCGTGCTCAAAATTCTCATGCGCGTCATTGAGGCGCATTTGCGCAGAAGCAGTTCCGCGAATGCCCAGGCGCGCTTTGGCGCGGTGAGCTTTATCCACCGGTTTGGCTCGTCTCTCAATCGTCATGTCCACTACCACTGTTGTGTCATCGACGGCGTCTTCGAGCCGTTTGAGCAGGAGGGTGATGTCTCACAATCCCTGCATTTTCACCCCGCCGCGGAGCTGACCGCCGACGATCTCGCTATCATCTCGGAACGGGTACGCGTGCGGGTGCTACGCCGGTTTGCCCGCCACGGGTTGATTGAGCCAAACGATGTGCGCGAGATGCTCGCTTGGGACAACAGCGGATTTTCCCTTGATGCCGAGGTATGCATCGCTGCCCAAGATCGTGCCGGACTGGAGCGCTTGTTGCGTTATTGTGCACGCCCGCCCTTCGCCCTCGAACGTCTGGAGCTGATCGATGGCGAACGGGTGATCTATCGGTTGCCCAAACCGCTGCGCGATGGCACGACAGTGTTGACGCTCACGCCGCTTGAGTTTATCGACCATCTCGCGGCGCTGATTCCACCTCCACGGCGTCATCGCCATCGCTACCATGGGGTGCTGGCCCCCAATTCGCCGTGGCGTGCCGAGGCGACCGCGTATGGGCGGGATCTCAGTGATGAGCCGCACGAGACTCCCGAGGTTGCCACCACCAAGCCAGCCGCGCCTCCTCGCTCACCGGCACGCTATCTCTGGGTCATGCTACTGGCCCGCCTGTTCGAGTCGCTGCCGCTGACTTGCCCCAATTGTGGCGCGGACATGCGCCTGATCGCATTCATCACCGAGGCCGCGCCCATTGGGCAGATTCTCACCCATATCGGCGAACCCCCTCGTCCTCCGCCCATCGCTCCCGCGCGCGGACCACCCGCCTGGGATGATGCGCCCGAGCCAGCACCGGACTGGGATGACTTTGCTCAACCCGAGCCGGAGTTCGAGTTCGATCAACGCGTCGCTTGGTAG